CATAGAAAATTTGTTGTTTTATATCGAAATGTTTAACAATTTTCTTTTTAATCATGCCAAATGACACTAGGGTTATACCTTCTTTAGTTTTATAGGAAATGCCTTCTGAAAACAATAGGGATTCATCTGGACCGGTTGTTAAATTCATTATACCTAATCGCTCAAGTACAGTGTCAACAATGGATTTGAGTTGAAAAAAATCTGTTTTCTTTGATGGCCCGGTCCAACTATTCTCGTTGGTTTCGCCACTAAGTAAAATACCTAGGTATTTTTCTTCAATACGTTCGTCATGTATCTGATGGTATGTTTTACCAAACTCAAAAAGTTTAAGATTCTGACGTTTTCTGTTGATATTGAAGCTTGCCGATTCCAAAGCGGTGAACAAAGAGGATTTTCTAAGCACGGACAGCTCCCCACTTAATGGATTCATGACCGTGACATGGTTTTTGTTTTTAAAATCACCTTCTAAAAAAGAATCATATTCCGGTGAGGTCAGGCTATTGGTCAATGTTTCATAATAGCCCTTTGAAGCCAATAAATCTCCTATTATTTGTTGAATTTTATAGTCCTCAAAAGGACTTGTAGAAGCCACAGAAGCATTCAATTTTTCACTAAAGGCCACATTGTTGTAGCCATAGACCCTTAAAATTTCCTCGATAACATCCACTTGACGCTGAACATCCACACGATAGGAAGGAACTGTTAATCCCATACCTGCTTCCGTCACGTTTTTGACCTTGATATCCAAGGAAGCCAAAATCGATTTAATAGTGTCTTGGGGAATATTTTGCCCGATGAGCTTATTGATTTTTTCGAAGGCCAAAAATACTTCAAAGTCCTTGTGCTTGTTGGGATAAAGATCTACAATATCCGAAGTGATTTCGCCCCCCGCAATTTCCTTGATCAATAAAGCAGCACGCTTAAGGCTGTACTCAACATTTTCGATGTCTATACCTCGTTCAAATCTAAAGGAAGCATCCGTATTGAGTGCATATCTCTTAGCGGTCCTACGAATGGATACTGGATCAAAATAGGCACTTTCCAAGAAAATGGAAGTGGTATGTTCCGTTACCCCTGAATGTATTCCCCCAAAAACACCGGCAATACACATAGGTTTTTCAACATCACAAATCATAAGGTCATCCTCGTGCAATTCTCTTTCTATACCATCGAGCGTCGTGAACTTGGTTCCTTTTGGAAGTGTTTTCACCTCTATCTTATTCCCTTTGATTTTGTTCGCGTCAAATGCATGTAAGGGCTGCCCCAATTCGTGAAGTACATAGTTTGTGGCATCAACTACATTGTTTTTTGGTGTAAGACCAATAGCCTTCAATCGGTTTTTAAGCCAATCAGGTGAATCTTGTACCAGTATGTTGCTTATGGTAACACCACAATATCTTGGGGCTAATGTATTGTTCTTTACGTCAACATCGATTCGTAATGACCTGTTGGAAACATTGAAATGGCTTACAGGAGGGGTAATCAACTCCTGGTTGATTTCCTTCTGCTTTAAACCCGCCTTTAAATCCCTTGCAACACCAAAATGGCTCATGGCATCTGCCCGGTTGGGAGTAAGTCCTATCTCGAATACTTCGTCTTTTTCAACTTTGAATACCTCAGAAGCCAAGGTTCCCGGTTGTAGACTATCATCCAAAATCATAATACCGTCATGGCTTTCGCCAAGGCCCAACTCATCCTCGGCACATATCATTCCATGGCTTTCCTCACCGCGAATCTTACCCTTTTTAATCTTCCAAGCCTCACCGTCTTTTGTATACAGCGTGGTACCTATAGTAGCTACCGGTACTTTTTGTCCCTTTGCAACATTGGGCGCACCGCAAACAATCTGTACTGGTTTTTCATCGCCAATATCGACCAACGTGACTTTCAATCGGTCCGCGTTGCTGTGCTGTTCACAGCTCACTACATGACCAATGACAATACCGTCCAAGCCGCCCTTTACTGATTCAAAGGGCTCGATGCCTTCTACCTCCAAACCTAAATCTGTAAGAAGTTCCCCTGTTTTTTGGGAGCTCCAATCTATATTTATAAACTGTTTAAGCCAGTTGTAAGAAATTTTCATTGGTCTATTTTAAGCAGGCAAAGATAAAACAATGCCCTAAGACATTCAACAGACGCTAGTTTGTTTTCTCCTGAATTTTAAAATGAAGTTTTTAAGTTGTTAATTCGCAGAAGAATCTATTGACGATGAGAAAAATTTATATAACATTTTTATTTCTTTCTATAACGGCCTGTACACCCAAAAAGTCAAGTAACGTACCAAAAAATGGTATATGGCAGGCCAGATTGACGGTTCAGGACAATCAGATTCTCCCTTTTAATTTCGAGCTGAGTAGTACAGATGATCAAGGGACCAATATAACCATACACAATGGCGAGGAAATCATTTATGTAGATGAAATTACCATAAAGGAGGATTCCATTTTGATTAA
This window of the Maribacter cobaltidurans genome carries:
- the pheT gene encoding phenylalanine--tRNA ligase subunit beta → MKISYNWLKQFINIDWSSQKTGELLTDLGLEVEGIEPFESVKGGLDGIVIGHVVSCEQHSNADRLKVTLVDIGDEKPVQIVCGAPNVAKGQKVPVATIGTTLYTKDGEAWKIKKGKIRGEESHGMICAEDELGLGESHDGIMILDDSLQPGTLASEVFKVEKDEVFEIGLTPNRADAMSHFGVARDLKAGLKQKEINQELITPPVSHFNVSNRSLRIDVDVKNNTLAPRYCGVTISNILVQDSPDWLKNRLKAIGLTPKNNVVDATNYVLHELGQPLHAFDANKIKGNKIEVKTLPKGTKFTTLDGIERELHEDDLMICDVEKPMCIAGVFGGIHSGVTEHTTSIFLESAYFDPVSIRRTAKRYALNTDASFRFERGIDIENVEYSLKRAALLIKEIAGGEITSDIVDLYPNKHKDFEVFLAFEKINKLIGQNIPQDTIKSILASLDIKVKNVTEAGMGLTVPSYRVDVQRQVDVIEEILRVYGYNNVAFSEKLNASVASTSPFEDYKIQQIIGDLLASKGYYETLTNSLTSPEYDSFLEGDFKNKNHVTVMNPLSGELSVLRKSSLFTALESASFNINRKRQNLKLFEFGKTYHQIHDERIEEKYLGILLSGETNENSWTGPSKKTDFFQLKSIVDTVLERLGIMNLTTGPDESLLFSEGISYKTKEGITLVSFGMIKKKIVKHFDIKQQIFYADFKWDDILNSLNKTGITFREISKYPEVKRDFALMLDNSTTFKEVYDLGFKTERKLLTNISLFDVYQGDKLPAGKKSYAVSFTLKDTSSTLTDKQIDKIMNKLQNNYERELGAELR